One window of Tenacibaculum maritimum NCIMB 2154 genomic DNA carries:
- a CDS encoding TonB-dependent receptor, with the protein MLKKQLAMIVFTMCMLSSYAQVKINGLIFDEYLEPFYGAKITNSNKRYTSSNNEGKFSIIIGKELPQTITISSFGYKTETVIINSFTQKINVVLKENILLDQVIISASRIPERIIESPVTIERFGLSDIRKNTSNSFYDGLTNLKGIQVRDGSYGYKSVNTRGFSTFNNSRFVQLVDGMDTAAPALNFSAGNIGGISELDVQSVEILPGASSALYGANAYNGILLMNTKNPFDYPGISVLLKGGATSQSVAGNDPFYDTSIRMAYNFGGYFAAKVNFSYFKAEEWHANQKDNIDLNTGNIIEGSRDTRTDYNGVNTYGDEYSYALEYTRYAHYDPNSVTRTGYEEKDLLRDYRSKNLKFSGSLHYRPFQDESLEFILTSRLSTGDNLFLGNSRYSQRNYYVTQSKLEAKGDHFYIRGYYTKNDAGDSYDIARTGILLNERASSFNSWIEDYSYALDLEKNNPNKYKEARIYADYFRLQPGTEEFRNTLKEITNTMTNEGGSRVWDKSSYIHSDGNYNFSHLMNDWADLQIGGSFRQYNPKSRGTIFNDKDEKIQINEYGIYGQIQKKLLSERLKITASLRYDKSEYFNGNFSPKFSLNYALGDEKNHILRASYQTGFRNPTIQEQYLSLDSPSGDFIVGGSIDNLNRIKQTVYIYDYQRLNRPATAILTKEDILNNSFIFDSVYGPEADGNYVKSAYENVQPENVKTFEVGYRSIIGLNKTNNLDLDINGFYSNHDNFIFFERLTVPKYGKISADGSLDADAAEAFAEGNTNSFILSTNSKSKVTSYGFGLGMHTKFFKLFDFGLNYNFIDYTLEDLDYGQFEPSFNAPKHSLKAQLGSSNLFKNLGFNLSARWNSEYQWNSSFANGIIEERTIIDAQLNYNVPVLKSIFKIGGTNLLGKEYIIVPGSGKIGSLYYISWIINN; encoded by the coding sequence ATGTTAAAAAAACAGTTAGCAATGATTGTTTTTACAATGTGTATGCTATCCAGCTATGCGCAAGTAAAAATTAATGGATTAATTTTCGATGAATATCTCGAACCTTTTTATGGAGCTAAAATTACAAATAGTAACAAAAGATATACCTCCTCTAATAACGAAGGAAAATTTTCTATTATCATAGGAAAAGAATTACCTCAAACAATAACTATTTCTTCTTTTGGTTACAAAACGGAAACAGTAATTATCAATTCCTTTACTCAAAAAATTAATGTAGTCCTTAAAGAAAACATCCTACTAGATCAAGTCATCATATCCGCTTCTAGAATCCCTGAAAGAATCATAGAATCTCCTGTAACCATCGAACGATTCGGACTTAGTGATATTAGAAAAAACACTTCTAATTCCTTTTACGATGGCTTAACCAACTTAAAAGGAATACAAGTAAGAGATGGAAGTTATGGGTATAAATCTGTAAATACAAGAGGATTCTCCACCTTTAATAACTCAAGATTTGTGCAACTAGTTGACGGAATGGATACAGCTGCTCCTGCCTTAAATTTTTCCGCTGGAAATATAGGTGGTATATCAGAACTTGATGTACAAAGCGTAGAAATATTACCGGGTGCATCCTCTGCCCTATATGGTGCTAATGCCTACAACGGTATTTTGTTAATGAATACAAAAAATCCTTTTGATTACCCCGGAATTAGCGTATTATTAAAAGGAGGAGCTACCTCACAAAGTGTAGCTGGTAATGATCCTTTTTACGACACTTCTATTAGGATGGCTTATAATTTTGGAGGATACTTTGCTGCTAAAGTAAATTTTTCTTATTTTAAAGCTGAAGAATGGCATGCCAATCAAAAAGATAATATTGACTTAAATACGGGAAATATTATAGAAGGTAGCAGAGATACCCGTACTGATTATAATGGAGTCAATACCTATGGAGATGAATACTCTTATGCATTAGAATATACTAGATATGCTCATTACGACCCTAATTCTGTTACCAGAACAGGATATGAAGAAAAAGACCTTTTAAGAGATTATAGATCTAAAAATTTAAAATTTTCTGGTTCTTTACATTACAGACCTTTTCAAGATGAGTCTTTGGAGTTTATTTTAACCTCAAGACTATCTACAGGTGATAATCTTTTTTTAGGTAATAGTAGATATTCTCAACGTAATTACTATGTTACTCAATCAAAACTAGAAGCAAAAGGAGATCACTTTTATATTAGGGGTTACTATACAAAAAATGATGCTGGAGATTCTTATGATATAGCAAGAACAGGAATATTACTTAACGAAAGAGCAAGCTCTTTTAATTCTTGGATTGAGGATTATTCTTATGCATTGGATTTAGAAAAGAACAACCCTAATAAATACAAAGAAGCTCGTATATATGCCGATTACTTTAGACTTCAACCAGGTACAGAAGAATTTCGTAATACCTTAAAAGAAATTACTAACACAATGACCAATGAGGGAGGGTCAAGAGTTTGGGACAAGAGTTCTTATATACACTCAGATGGTAATTATAATTTCAGTCATTTAATGAATGATTGGGCCGATTTACAAATTGGAGGGTCTTTCAGGCAATATAACCCAAAATCAAGAGGAACAATTTTCAATGATAAAGATGAAAAAATTCAAATCAATGAGTATGGTATTTATGGGCAAATTCAAAAGAAATTACTTAGTGAACGTTTAAAAATAACAGCTTCTCTACGCTACGATAAATCTGAGTATTTTAATGGTAATTTCTCTCCTAAATTTTCTTTAAATTACGCTTTAGGAGATGAAAAAAATCACATTTTAAGAGCTTCTTATCAAACAGGATTTAGAAATCCTACCATTCAAGAGCAATACCTATCATTAGATTCTCCTTCTGGAGATTTTATTGTGGGAGGCTCTATTGACAACCTAAATAGAATTAAACAAACAGTTTATATTTATGACTATCAAAGATTAAATAGACCGGCTACCGCTATATTGACTAAAGAAGACATCTTAAATAATTCTTTCATTTTCGATTCTGTATATGGCCCTGAGGCAGATGGTAATTATGTAAAATCAGCATATGAAAATGTGCAACCTGAAAACGTAAAAACTTTTGAAGTTGGATACAGAAGTATTATTGGATTAAATAAAACCAATAATTTAGATTTAGATATCAACGGTTTTTATAGCAATCATGATAATTTTATTTTCTTTGAGCGCTTGACCGTTCCTAAATACGGAAAAATAAGTGCTGACGGATCTTTAGATGCTGATGCTGCTGAAGCTTTTGCAGAGGGCAATACCAATAGTTTTATCTTATCAACCAATAGTAAGTCGAAAGTTACTTCTTACGGATTTGGATTGGGTATGCATACTAAATTTTTTAAATTATTTGACTTCGGCTTAAATTATAATTTTATAGATTATACACTAGAAGATTTAGACTATGGGCAATTTGAACCTAGTTTTAACGCTCCTAAACACTCCTTAAAGGCTCAATTAGGAAGCAGCAATCTATTCAAAAATTTAGGCTTTAATTTGAGCGCTAGATGGAATAGTGAATACCAATGGAATTCTTCTTTCGCAAACGGAATAATAGAAGAAAGAACTATTATTGATGCTCAGTTAAACTACAACGTTCCTGTACTGAAATCAATTTTTAAAATTGGAGGTACTAACCTTCTAGGAAAAGAATATATCATAGTTCCTGGCTCAGGAAAAATTGGTAGTTTGTACTATATTTCATGGATAATAAATAATTAA
- a CDS encoding endonuclease/exonuclease/phosphatase family protein, with product MMLSKNKENIHTVAFYNVENLFDISNDLSKMDDDFTIKGRRRWSVKRYKKKVKNISTVLAKIGIEKSLYPPSLVGLVEIENKGVLLDMIHHPKLRECFYNFVHYDSPDERGIDVALLYDKRFFELLASKKIPLILRDSSGGRDYTRDILLVKGKLKGELVYILVNHWPSRAVGKENGSKRMEASKLLNTVVSNIREEDMDAKIIIMGDFNDNPTDDSIKRIVQNNFYNPMEDLHQKGKGRLTYKGNWHLFDQIIISKSLLEKNESFCFKGVDVFNKKWLWVFEGKLKGSPFRTYAGARYKGGFLDHFPVCAYFECK from the coding sequence ATGATGCTTTCAAAAAATAAGGAAAATATACATACTGTCGCTTTTTATAATGTAGAGAATTTATTTGATATAAGTAATGATTTATCTAAAATGGATGATGATTTTACAATAAAAGGTAGAAGAAGATGGAGTGTTAAACGGTATAAGAAAAAAGTAAAAAATATAAGTACAGTTCTTGCTAAAATAGGTATAGAGAAGTCGTTATATCCTCCTTCTTTAGTAGGGTTGGTAGAGATAGAAAACAAAGGGGTTCTTTTGGATATGATTCACCATCCTAAATTAAGAGAGTGTTTTTATAATTTTGTGCATTATGATTCTCCTGATGAAAGAGGTATTGATGTGGCCTTGCTGTATGATAAACGCTTTTTTGAGTTGTTAGCGTCGAAAAAAATACCTTTAATCCTTAGAGATAGTTCAGGAGGTAGAGATTATACGAGAGATATTTTATTGGTAAAAGGAAAGCTAAAGGGAGAATTAGTTTATATTTTAGTCAATCACTGGCCTTCTAGAGCGGTAGGTAAGGAGAATGGGAGTAAGAGAATGGAAGCGTCTAAATTACTAAATACGGTTGTTTCTAATATTAGGGAAGAGGATATGGATGCAAAAATTATAATAATGGGAGATTTTAACGATAATCCTACTGACGATAGTATCAAGCGTATAGTTCAAAATAATTTTTATAATCCAATGGAGGATTTACATCAGAAAGGAAAAGGGAGATTAACATATAAGGGGAATTGGCATTTATTTGATCAGATTATTATTTCAAAGAGTTTGTTAGAAAAAAATGAATCTTTTTGTTTTAAAGGAGTTGACGTCTTTAATAAAAAATGGTTGTGGGTTTTTGAAGGAAAGTTAAAAGGGAGCCCTTTTAGAACCTATGCAGGAGCTCGTTATAAAGGAGGTTTTTTAGATCATTTTCCTGTATGTGCTTATTTTGAATGCAAATAA
- a CDS encoding energy transducer TonB — protein MKKLLPLLMLACFSSLNLVSQEVCESPEEDSFDMNSITKCTIKDSKNKKTRQITVKVSAARSRYLKKRKAKKKHIAGTLSALNASSVKSPNINNSASSIEKPLLLKKDIEKITSNLSIEELKKASKFSTVDNIPLFSNCEGSKKSERMDCFNTEMIKHIQKHFRYPSDAVRERIQGDVWVRFVIDKNGTIKNIKALGPKNASILNNEAKRVVSELPQFIPAKKNGEYVSVKYGFPISFSLEE, from the coding sequence ATGAAAAAATTATTGCCCCTATTAATGCTAGCTTGTTTTTCTAGCCTTAATTTAGTTTCACAAGAGGTTTGTGAATCTCCAGAAGAAGATTCTTTTGACATGAACAGCATTACTAAATGTACTATAAAAGATTCAAAGAATAAGAAAACAAGACAAATTACTGTTAAAGTATCAGCTGCTCGCAGTAGGTACTTAAAGAAAAGGAAAGCTAAGAAAAAGCACATTGCAGGTACTTTAAGTGCCCTAAACGCTTCTTCTGTTAAAAGTCCTAATATCAATAACAGTGCAAGTAGTATAGAAAAACCACTTCTTTTAAAGAAAGATATAGAAAAGATAACATCAAACTTATCTATCGAAGAACTTAAAAAAGCTTCTAAGTTTAGTACAGTAGATAACATTCCTCTTTTTTCAAATTGTGAAGGATCTAAAAAAAGCGAAAGAATGGATTGTTTCAATACTGAAATGATCAAGCATATTCAAAAGCATTTCAGATACCCTAGCGATGCTGTAAGAGAAAGAATACAGGGAGATGTTTGGGTACGTTTCGTTATTGATAAAAATGGAACTATTAAGAATATAAAAGCTTTGGGCCCTAAAAATGCCAGCATCTTAAATAATGAGGCGAAAAGAGTAGTATCTGAACTTCCTCAATTTATCCCAGCAAAGAAAAATGGAGAATACGTTTCTGTCAAATACGGATTCCCTATTTCATTCTCATTAGAGGAATAA
- a CDS encoding TonB family protein, giving the protein MKKRLLSFILVFVFHVLIAQEICESPNSSQKDVNTISKCSAEKSKAPENASGFISQKVRYLKKRNVEKTPKERKYTNNLNPLEHKELAATFEASLKNNIKHIAYEISKKENEEAISFTSIEKTPLFSSCQNTYEENEKDCFNRKMSDHLTEHFKYPQENSTLGGKGTILVSFTVNENGYVTNILTTGSENGVFLKKEIKRVISKLPRLIPGKHQGKNVSVNYTFPMDFNLD; this is encoded by the coding sequence ATGAAAAAAAGACTTTTATCATTTATTCTAGTATTTGTCTTCCATGTATTAATAGCTCAAGAGATTTGCGAATCTCCTAATTCTTCACAGAAAGATGTTAATACAATTTCTAAATGTTCCGCAGAGAAATCTAAGGCTCCTGAGAATGCTTCAGGTTTTATTAGTCAAAAAGTGCGATATTTAAAAAAACGAAATGTTGAAAAAACACCGAAAGAAAGAAAATACACCAATAACCTAAATCCTTTGGAACACAAAGAACTTGCGGCTACTTTTGAAGCAAGTCTAAAAAATAATATAAAGCACATTGCCTACGAAATTTCGAAAAAGGAAAATGAAGAGGCTATTTCTTTTACTTCAATTGAGAAAACACCTTTATTCAGCTCTTGCCAAAACACCTATGAAGAAAATGAGAAAGACTGCTTTAATAGAAAAATGTCTGACCATTTAACTGAGCACTTTAAATACCCTCAAGAAAACTCAACACTGGGAGGTAAAGGCACTATTTTAGTTTCATTCACTGTTAATGAAAATGGCTATGTCACGAACATCCTTACCACAGGATCTGAGAATGGAGTTTTTCTAAAAAAGGAAATCAAGCGTGTTATTTCAAAGCTACCTAGGCTTATTCCTGGCAAGCACCAAGGAAAGAATGTGAGTGTAAATTATACTTTTCCTATGGATTTTAATTTAGATTAA
- the hflX gene encoding GTPase HflX translates to MIDERKITSEKAVLIGLITQLQDETQSEEYLDELEFLTLTAGGKVVKRFVQKLDKPNPKTFLGTGKLDEVKAYIETHNIGTAIFDDELSPAQLRNIEKILDCKILDRTNLILDIFAQRAQTSSAKTQVELAQCQYLLPRLTRLWTHLDKQKGGIGMRGPGETEIETDRRIIREKITLLKKKLATIDKQMAIQRKNRGKMVRVALVGYTNVGKSTLMNLISKSDVFAENKLFATLDTTVRKVVIKNIPFLMTDTVGFIRKLPTQLVESFKSTLDEVREADLLLHVVDISHPNFEDHIASVNTILDEIGSIDKPTVMVFNKIDAYTHQTIDKDDLITEKTKAHYTLEDWKKTWMNDLEKENIFISALIKSNLESFREKTYEEVKKIHIQRFPYNDFLYYEYQEDL, encoded by the coding sequence ATGATAGATGAACGTAAAATAACATCAGAAAAGGCCGTTTTAATAGGGCTCATTACGCAATTACAAGATGAGACTCAATCTGAAGAATATTTAGATGAGCTAGAGTTTTTAACATTAACTGCTGGAGGAAAAGTTGTAAAGCGCTTTGTTCAAAAATTAGATAAACCTAATCCTAAAACATTTCTAGGGACAGGAAAGCTAGATGAAGTCAAAGCTTATATAGAAACTCACAATATCGGTACAGCTATCTTTGACGATGAACTATCTCCTGCTCAATTGAGAAATATTGAAAAGATATTAGACTGCAAAATTCTTGATAGAACGAACTTAATTCTTGATATTTTTGCTCAAAGAGCGCAAACTAGCTCCGCTAAAACCCAAGTTGAGTTAGCTCAATGCCAATATCTATTACCTCGATTAACGCGCCTTTGGACTCACCTCGACAAACAAAAAGGAGGAATAGGTATGCGTGGACCTGGTGAAACAGAAATAGAGACGGATCGCCGTATCATTAGAGAAAAAATCACTCTTTTAAAAAAGAAGTTGGCTACTATTGACAAGCAAATGGCTATTCAACGTAAAAATCGTGGAAAAATGGTACGTGTAGCATTAGTTGGCTATACCAATGTGGGAAAATCTACCTTAATGAATCTTATCAGTAAAAGTGACGTTTTTGCAGAAAACAAACTTTTTGCTACACTTGACACTACGGTTAGAAAAGTAGTCATTAAAAATATTCCTTTTCTAATGACTGATACCGTAGGTTTTATAAGAAAACTCCCTACTCAGTTAGTAGAATCTTTTAAATCTACTTTAGATGAGGTCCGTGAAGCTGATTTATTATTGCACGTTGTTGATATTTCGCATCCTAATTTCGAAGATCACATAGCTTCTGTAAACACCATTTTAGATGAAATTGGGAGTATTGATAAACCAACTGTAATGGTTTTCAATAAAATTGATGCTTATACTCACCAAACTATAGATAAAGACGATTTAATTACCGAAAAAACAAAAGCTCATTATACACTTGAAGACTGGAAAAAAACTTGGATGAATGATTTAGAAAAAGAAAATATTTTTATTTCTGCCCTGATTAAAAGCAACTTAGAATCATTTAGAGAAAAAACCTATGAGGAGGTGAAAAAGATTCATATTCAGCGCTTCCCTTACAATGATTTCCTATACTATGAATATCAAGAAGATTTGTAA
- a CDS encoding TonB-dependent receptor yields the protein MSYSQSISGRVYDEYLEPFPSATIRTNNQRAVSNADGSFSLEEKEELPFILTVTAIGYKTERIEVISFDQELNIILKENLALDEVVISASRAPERIIESPVTIERLGLSDISKNTSLSFYDGLANLKGVDMNENSIGLKSINTRGFSTFGNIRFIQLTDGIDISAPVFNFPVDFARAPELDVESVEILPGAASALYGANAFNGILLSKSKSPFEYRGISTFFKSGTTSQNAAGTNPFYNVGVRMAHVFSKKLAIKGNFAYFKGTDWYANDEANTNGVGGSIIPGYRRINDLGSDPNYDGVNVYGDEVSQNLETLVLSSSDPNVQALAPIFKGVRVSRTGYREGDLISYNSNNLKADASLYYRPWGNKKFEITWTSRFNRGNNNTYQGVNRFSLRGFFLEQHKLEFTGNNFFVRSYYSQGSSGDSFDTRFAAVNLNNVWKSNPIWYTEYIQSYASSFTGNNAAEAHLIARKKADTGRLIPGTDAFNTALDKITSEANSGVRVFDKTAFIHTDANYNLRDVIKWGEIQVGGSYRRFKLNSRGSIYTDKTSKISFDEFGLYSQLQKKFLDDRLKFTGSVRFDKSKNFDGNFSPRLSLSYGLGENKDHVLRASYQTGFRNPTTQDQYIGFFTGAIHVLGTANDNLNRYVIEVNNNDGTQATITGEDAINNSFSDLSVKNSTPKKAGYNLVKPEGVTSFEAGYRGVFNITNANILEIDLNGYYNNYKNFLAEKVAWVGHYGQFDNNGNPDAALTRAWDNGDITPFLIKTNSAAKVSSYGMGLGLKTKFFKKLDVGVNYTWNRFTFDQSTDTEFKPGFNTPEHKVNVHFGNANLFKNFGVGVDIRWQNKFLWQSGSLDGFVDARTVLDAQVNYRVPSIKSRFKLGGTNLFGKEYVVAPGSALIGSIYYLSWTIND from the coding sequence GTGTCATACTCACAATCTATTAGCGGAAGAGTTTATGATGAATATCTAGAACCTTTTCCTAGTGCCACAATTAGAACAAATAATCAACGTGCAGTTTCCAATGCTGACGGAAGTTTTTCTCTAGAAGAAAAGGAAGAACTTCCTTTCATTCTTACAGTAACTGCCATTGGCTATAAAACAGAAAGGATAGAAGTAATTAGTTTCGATCAGGAATTAAATATTATTCTTAAAGAAAATTTAGCCTTAGATGAGGTTGTTATTTCTGCTTCAAGAGCTCCTGAACGAATTATAGAGTCTCCTGTAACTATTGAGAGATTAGGTTTAAGTGATATTTCTAAAAATACATCTTTATCTTTTTACGACGGTTTAGCAAACTTGAAGGGTGTTGATATGAATGAAAATAGTATCGGACTTAAATCAATCAATACACGTGGGTTTTCTACATTTGGAAACATCCGATTTATACAGTTAACAGACGGTATTGATATTTCGGCTCCTGTATTCAACTTTCCCGTTGATTTTGCTCGTGCACCTGAATTAGATGTTGAAAGTGTTGAGATTCTTCCGGGTGCTGCTTCTGCTTTATATGGGGCAAACGCCTTTAATGGTATTTTATTATCAAAAAGTAAAAGCCCTTTTGAATATAGAGGTATCAGTACTTTTTTTAAATCAGGAACCACAAGCCAAAATGCTGCAGGAACCAATCCTTTTTATAACGTAGGGGTTCGTATGGCTCATGTTTTTAGTAAAAAACTGGCTATTAAAGGAAATTTCGCCTACTTCAAAGGAACAGACTGGTATGCTAATGATGAGGCAAATACAAATGGAGTTGGTGGTAGTATCATTCCTGGATATAGAAGGATTAATGATCTAGGCTCTGATCCTAATTATGATGGAGTTAATGTTTATGGTGATGAAGTTTCTCAAAACTTAGAAACGCTCGTTTTATCGAGTAGTGATCCGAATGTACAGGCTTTAGCTCCTATTTTTAAAGGGGTACGAGTAAGTAGAACAGGGTATCGTGAAGGGGATTTGATTAGCTACAATAGCAACAACTTAAAAGCAGATGCCTCTCTATATTATCGCCCTTGGGGAAATAAAAAATTTGAGATTACATGGACCTCTCGTTTCAATAGAGGAAACAACAATACCTATCAAGGGGTTAATAGATTTTCTCTAAGAGGTTTTTTCTTAGAACAACATAAACTAGAATTTACAGGGAACAATTTCTTTGTAAGAAGCTATTATTCTCAAGGAAGTTCTGGAGATTCTTTCGATACTCGATTTGCTGCCGTTAACTTGAATAATGTTTGGAAATCCAATCCAATATGGTACACTGAATATATTCAATCATATGCTAGTTCATTTACAGGGAACAATGCTGCTGAAGCGCATTTGATTGCTAGAAAGAAAGCTGATACAGGTAGGCTAATTCCTGGAACAGATGCCTTTAACACTGCTTTAGATAAAATAACATCTGAAGCCAATTCTGGGGTTAGAGTATTTGATAAAACTGCCTTTATTCATACAGATGCGAATTATAATTTACGAGACGTTATTAAATGGGGAGAAATCCAAGTTGGTGGTAGTTATCGCCGATTCAAATTGAACTCTAGAGGAAGTATTTATACTGATAAAACGTCAAAGATTTCTTTTGATGAATTTGGATTGTATAGTCAATTACAAAAGAAATTTTTAGATGATCGCTTAAAGTTTACAGGTTCTGTACGTTTTGATAAGTCTAAAAACTTTGATGGAAACTTTTCTCCAAGGCTTTCTTTAAGTTATGGATTAGGAGAAAATAAAGATCATGTATTAAGAGCTTCTTACCAAACAGGTTTCCGTAACCCTACCACGCAAGATCAATATATCGGATTTTTTACCGGAGCAATCCACGTTTTAGGAACAGCAAATGATAACTTAAACAGGTATGTTATTGAGGTTAACAATAATGATGGTACTCAAGCTACTATAACAGGTGAAGATGCTATCAATAATTCTTTTTCAGATTTATCCGTAAAAAATAGTACTCCTAAAAAAGCAGGGTATAATTTGGTTAAACCTGAAGGAGTAACTTCATTCGAAGCAGGATATCGTGGTGTGTTCAATATTACTAACGCTAATATCTTAGAAATTGATCTTAATGGGTATTACAACAATTACAAAAATTTCTTAGCAGAAAAAGTGGCGTGGGTAGGTCATTACGGACAATTTGACAACAACGGAAATCCTGATGCTGCGCTAACAAGAGCTTGGGATAATGGAGATATAACTCCTTTCTTAATTAAAACTAATTCAGCTGCTAAAGTTTCTTCTTACGGTATGGGATTAGGCTTAAAAACCAAATTTTTCAAGAAACTTGATGTAGGAGTAAATTATACTTGGAATCGCTTTACTTTCGATCAGAGTACAGATACTGAATTTAAGCCAGGGTTTAATACCCCTGAGCATAAAGTTAACGTTCATTTTGGTAATGCAAATCTGTTTAAAAATTTCGGAGTTGGAGTGGATATCCGCTGGCAAAATAAATTCTTATGGCAATCGGGTTCCTTAGATGGTTTTGTTGACGCAAGAACTGTTTTAGATGCTCAGGTTAACTATAGGGTTCCTTCTATCAAGTCAAGATTCAAGTTAGGAGGCACTAACCTCTTTGGAAAGGAATATGTAGTAGCTCCTGGTTCTGCATTAATAGGTTCTATTTATTACCTTTCTTGGACTATTAACGATTAA
- a CDS encoding energy transducer TonB: MKYSILFAAFIFNISVNSQEVCNSPEEQSLDLNSISITKCSIKSSKDKKDKKSRQITVNVSARKRFLKRRTLKKKTVSSIHTPNATKISKNLASNTNTIKTNHIATKRNTVVVKHDIEDIKNRLSKEEVRKASRFNQVDNIPLFKSCIDVKKQERMDCFNEEMIKHIQKHFRYPSEAVRNSIQGEVWVRFIIDKDGYIKNIKTLGPENGEILNNEAKRVVTELPHFKPARKEGKPVSVKYGFPINFSLEE; the protein is encoded by the coding sequence ATGAAATACTCAATCTTATTTGCTGCTTTCATTTTTAATATAAGTGTAAACTCTCAAGAAGTTTGTAATTCACCGGAAGAACAATCTTTAGACCTAAATAGTATTAGTATTACTAAATGTAGTATCAAATCCTCTAAAGATAAAAAGGACAAAAAATCTAGGCAAATTACTGTTAATGTTTCCGCTAGAAAACGTTTTTTAAAACGAAGAACTTTAAAGAAAAAAACTGTTTCGAGTATTCATACTCCTAATGCGACAAAAATATCTAAAAATTTAGCTTCAAATACAAATACGATAAAAACTAATCATATTGCTACGAAGAGAAATACCGTTGTAGTAAAACATGATATTGAAGATATTAAAAATAGATTATCTAAAGAAGAAGTAAGAAAAGCTTCAAGGTTCAACCAAGTAGATAATATACCCCTCTTTAAATCTTGTATCGATGTAAAGAAACAAGAAAGAATGGATTGCTTTAACGAGGAAATGATCAAGCATATTCAAAAACACTTCAGATATCCTAGCGAAGCCGTAAGAAACTCTATTCAAGGAGAAGTTTGGGTTCGGTTTATCATTGACAAAGATGGATATATTAAAAATATTAAAACTTTAGGACCTGAAAACGGAGAAATCTTAAATAATGAGGCTAAAAGAGTAGTTACAGAACTTCCTCATTTCAAGCCTGCACGAAAAGAAGGAAAACCTGTATCTGTTAAATACGGATTTCCTATCAATTTTTCACTAGAAGAATAA